GGATTTCAAACAGTTCACCGCCTGCTTCAGCAAAACCTGGGCGTCGTACGTCGATCGGCCGGGGATGCTGGCGCAAATGGTCGGCACGTATCGTTTGGAGGTGAAGGATCGCCTGTTCTCGCCGCCGGCCGACAAGTACGAAACCTTCTTCGGCTCGTACAAGGACTACATCAACGAGACGCCCAAGCTGCTGAACGGTCCCGAGGTGAAGGGGTGGGGAAGTCGACGCACGCAGTTGGCCAATTGGGTCACCGCGGCCGACAACCCCTGGTTCGCCCAGGCGCTGGTGAACCGGATGTGGGGCAAGCTGTTGGGGACCGGGTTCTTTGAACCGATCGACGACGCGCGGCCGGGGAATCCGGCGCTATTGCCCGAGACGTTGAAGCTGTTGGCCGACGACTTCCGCGGCAGCGGTTACGACATTCGCCACTTGCTGACGGTGATCCTGAATACCCAGGCGTACCAGCGGGCCTGCGTCGAGTTGAAGCTGCCGCCGGACAAGCCGACCTATTGGGCCAGCTACCCGATCAAGGCCCTCGATGTCGAAGAACTGTTCGACATGATCGTTCAGGCGAGCGGCTCGAAGCCGGCCATCGACAAGCTGACCAAGAGCAACTTCATGCTAGTCCGCAATGCGTTTATCGGCCAGTTTGTCACGCAAATGGGGACCGACGAAAACGCCGAAGTGACCGAGTTGGAAGAAACGATTCCCCGCTCACTGATGTTGCTGAACGGCGCGCTGGTCAACGGCTCGACGCGCGCCGGCCCGGGCTATGGTCTGTCGGCCTTGAAGCTCGACTCGGGCAACGATGCGCAGGTGATCGAGCGGTTGTACCTATGCACGTTGTCGCGTCGGCCATCGAGCGACGAGTCGAAAAAGTGGCAAGTGTTCCTCAAGCAGACTCGCCCCGTGGTTCGCACCAAGGGACCGGCCAGCACCACGCCGCAAGGGCTGGCCGCGTTGAAGGTCAGCGACGAGATCACCAAAGCGGACAAAGACGCTGACTTTGCCGAACTGTTGAAGCACGCCAAGACCGGCGCCGACTTCGCGGCCTTGCGCGACAAGATGAAGAACAACGCCGACGCCGGCTTATTCGTCAAAGCGTTCCAGGCCTTTGCGGC
Above is a genomic segment from Planctomycetota bacterium containing:
- a CDS encoding DUF1549 domain-containing protein; this encodes MRRGGISLAVIATLFIATVAGADVPKVVSQVDQQIAAAWKANNITPALEVDDARFLRRVTIDLTGRLPEPDQVTEFLNDSRSDKRARLIERLLASPEYAVHWATYWDNILMGRLTREAYLDRPAFHEYLREGFAENKRWDKLARELLTAEGYNTNRQPLKGGSPGPKDLESRFSPASNWFLRHSRSIPDLSSATSKVFLGVQIQCAQCHDHKTEKWTQKDFKQFTACFSKTWASYVDRPGMLAQMVGTYRLEVKDRLFSPPADKYETFFGSYKDYINETPKLLNGPEVKGWGSRRTQLANWVTAADNPWFAQALVNRMWGKLLGTGFFEPIDDARPGNPALLPETLKLLADDFRGSGYDIRHLLTVILNTQAYQRACVELKLPPDKPTYWASYPIKALDVEELFDMIVQASGSKPAIDKLTKSNFMLVRNAFIGQFVTQMGTDENAEVTELEETIPRSLMLLNGALVNGSTRAGPGYGLSALKLDSGNDAQVIERLYLCTLSRRPSSDESKKWQVFLKQTRPVVRTKGPASTTPQGLAALKVSDEITKADKDADFAELLKHAKTGADFAALRDKMKNNADAGLFVKAFQAFAAEAPFQALAGAPGGDTPREQAWEDMYWALLNCTEFLSNH